CACTGTACATTATTATATGCTCACCAAATATAGACTTATTCTATAAAGAGCACCAAGTACTTTTCGGAACTTAACAAACTTTAACAGGAAAATAATTAAAAAAAATCGTCTCCAAAAATGAAGACGATTTTTTATTGTATTTAAATCAATTCTATCCCTGATCTACAAGAGCAGCCATGTATTCTCTGTTCATTCTTGCGATATTCTCAAGAGAAATACCTTTAGGACATTCTATTTCACATGCTCCTGTGTTTGAACAGTTTCCGAATCCTTCTTCATCCATTGCCTTCACCATGTTCAGAACTCTTCTCTTCGCTTCTACTCTACCCTGAGGAAGTAAAGCATACTGAGAAACCTTAGCTCCCACGAATAACATCGCAGATCCATTTTTACAAGTAGCTACACAAGCTCCACATCCGATACAAGCTGCAGCATCCATTGCTTTATCTGCATCTTCTTTAGGAACAGGAATTGCGTTGGCATCCAATGTATTACCGGAAGTATTCACAGAAATGAAACCACCTGCAGCCATTACTCTGTCGAATGCGCTTCTGTCTACCATTAAGTCTTTAATCACCGGGAAAGCAGCACTTCTCCAAGGTTCAATAACGATCGTTTCTCCATCTTTGAACATTCTCATGTGAAGCTGGCAGGTTGTGATACCTGTGTCCGGCCCATGAGCTCTACCATTGATGTAAAGTGAACACATCCCGCAGATTCCCTCACGACAGTCGTGATCAAAAGCGATAGGTTCTTTACCTTCGTTAATTAAATTTTCGTTCAGGATGTCTAACATTTCCAGAAAAGAAGAATCTGTAGACACATCTGATATTTTATAGGTCTCAAACTGACCTTTAGATTTATTATTTTTTTGTCTCCAAATTTTCAGCGTAAGATGTAAGCCTTTTTTTGCACTCATAATGTTATATTTATAGGTTGGAGATTATTTATTTGTAACTTCTAGTTTTAACCTCGATGTTGTCATATATCAGTTCTTCTTTATGCAACACTTCCGCATTGATATTTTCACCCTGATATTCCCAAGCTCCGACGTATTTGTAGTTTACGTCATCTCTTTCCGCTTCACCATCCGGAGTTGCATGATCCCAACGGAAATGTCCGCCACAAGATTCTTCTCTGTTTAGCGCATCGATAGCCATTAATTGACCTAATTCAAGGAAGTCTGCTACTCTGAATGCTTTTTCAAGTTCAGTGTTCATACCTTCACCTTCACCAGGTACTCTTACGTTTTTCCAGAAGTCATTTCTTACTTCTTCAATTTCTTTGATTGCTTCTGCCAATCCTTCAGGAGTTCTTCCCATTCCAACTTTGTTCCACATAATGTGTCCCAGTTTCTTGTGGAAGTGGTCTACTGAATGAGTTCCTTTGTTGTTCAAGAAGAAATCAATTTTATCTTTAATTCCTTTTTCAGCTTCAATAAACTCACCTGAATCGGTAGGAATAGTTCCTGTTCTGATGTCTGCTGCAAGATAATCTGCAATCGTGTAAGGAAGTACAAAATATCCGTCTGCAAGTCCCTGCATCAAGGCAGATGCTCCAAGTCTGTTCGCTCCGTGGTCTGAGAAGTTAGCTTCACCAATGACGAAACATCCCGGAATAGTAGACTGAAGGTTATAATCAACCCACACACCTCCCATGGTATAGTGAACTGCAGGATAGATCTTCATTGGAGTTTTGTAAGGATCATCGGCTGTAATTTTTTCGTACATTACGAATAGGTTACCATATTTCTCCTCAACCCAGCTCTTTCCTAGATCATAGATCTGCTGATCAGTTGGATTATGAATATGTTTTTCGATAGCGGCTTCTTTACCTTTCTTCATGATCTCTGTAGAGAAATCAAGGTAAACTCCTTCCTGAGTATCATTATTTTCGATTCCGAATCCGGCATCACATCTTTCCTTGGCTGCTCTTGAAGCAACGTCTCTAGGTACAAGGTTACCGAATGCAGGATATCTTCTTTCCAGATAGTAATCTCTGTCTTCTTCTTTAATATTTTCCGGTCTTAATTTACCTTCTCTGATGGCTACTGAATCTTCAATCTTTTTAGGAACCCAGATTCTTCCTGAGTTTCTTAGTGATTCAGACATCAAAGTCAGCTTAGACTGCTGAGTTCCGTGAACCGGGATACAAGTCGGGTGAATCTGTACGTAGCAAGGATTAGCGAAATATGCTCCTTTCTTGTGAATCTTCCAGGCTGCGGAAACGTTTGATCCCATTGCATTGGTAGAAAGGAAATATACGTTTCCATACCCTCCTGAAGCGATTACTACAGCGTGAGCAGAGTGTCTTTCTATTTCACCTGTTACCAGGTTTCTTGCGATGATTCCTCTTGCTTTTCCATCAACAATGACAAGGTCTAACATTTCGTGACGGTTGTACATTTTGATTCTTCCTTTACCGATCTGACGGCTCATGGCAGAATAAGCACCTAATAATAATTGCTGTCCTGTTTGTCCTTTTGCGTAGAAAGTTCTTTTTACCTGAACCCCACCAAATGAACGGTTATCTAACTGGCCGCCGTAATCTCTACCGAAAGGAACCCCTTGGGAAACACATTGGTCAATAATATTAGCAGAAACTTCAGCCAATCTGTAAACGTTGGCTTCTCTTGCTCTATAGTCACCACCTTTGATGGTATCGTAGAATAATCTGTATGTTGAATCCCCGTCACCCTGATAGTTTTTAGCAGCATTGATCCCCCCTTGAGCGGCAATTGAGTGTGCTCTTCTTGGAGAATCCTGATAACAGAATGCTTTTACATTATATCCCTGCTCTGCCAAAGTAGCAGCAGCAGAACCTCCTGCCAAACCTGTTCCTACAACAATAATATCAATCTTATCTCTGTTGTTTGGGGCAACAAGGTTCATATGGTCTTTATGATTTTTCCATTTATCCTTTAGAGGACCTGCTGGAATTTTTGAATCTAATTTACTCATATTAGTATATTGATATTATTGAGTTACAAAGTGATAAATTGCGATAAAAATAAAACCTGCAGGAATAAGGATTGAATACCATTTTCCGAAAGCTTTAATTACCGGAGTATATTTTGGATGTCTTGCACCGATTGACTGGAATGAAGACTGGAATCCGTGAGCTAAGTGTAGTCCTAACAGAACAAAAGAGATCACGTATAGAGCAACTCTCCAAAGGTCTGCAAACTTCTCGTGCAGTTCCGGCCAGAAACGTTCAGCATCAGGAGCTTTTCCATCAACATACTTATATGTAATTTCATGAAGCCAGAAATCATATAAGTGAAGCGCAAGGAAAGCCAGAACAACAGCACCGGAAATAATCATATTTCTGGACATCCATGAAGAGTTCACAGAAGGGTTGTTTGATTCGTACTTTACCGGACGTGCTTTATTATTCTTGATTTCCAATACAAATCCCATTACAAAATGGAAAATTACTGCAAAGCCAAGAATAGGCTGCATTAAGAACTGCACAAACGGATTATAGCCCATAAAGTCAGATGCCGTATTGAAAGCATCACGGTTAAGAACTGATAATAAGTTGGTTGTCAAATGCAGTATAAGAAAAATCAGCAAAAACATAGCTGATAATGCCATAGCATATTTTCTACCTATCGTAGAACTCGTTAAACCTGCCATATAAGTTTAAATTTGAATTTCCACAAAATTAAGAAATGTTAACAATATCGAAAAGTGAGAAATCTCACAATTAGCCAGTTTGTAACCTTTCTAAATAAGAATCTAATCCGTTGTAAATGCAGGAAAAATGAATTTCAAAAAGGTTATTTTAAATCATAAATTTCACCTTCATATTCAATACGTCCTGTCGTCATTGGAAATGTCTTTAAATTAAAGCTCCGGACCCGTCTGGAAGAGCAGTAAGGGTTGATAATAAACTTCCGGATCTTCTCTTTTTCTGAGCTTTCAGAAATCCAAAATTCAACTTTATTTCCTTTTTTTATTGAAAAAATTCTGCTTTGATTTACCTTATAAAAAAGAATTTCACTCCTTTGACTTTCATACACATTACATCCTGTCCGAAAAATAAAAAATACAACCATTACTGCCAGCAGTCTGGTCCCGTTTCCAAGGCTGTATTTCCGGAGCAGAACCCCCGTCATATAAACCATTACAAAGAGGAGAAACACTTCAACCACATTCATCGGAATATTTGTATAAAACAATGATTCAAATTTTGCAAACCAATGAATGACTTTCAAAAGAATATCAATAAAGAAATCATAGATTACATTGAGCAATGTGAAATCGAGCTGCAGAGTGATAAGAATGGTCATCAGAAATGAAAATACAATAACGAATTCCGAAAAGGGTACGATCAGGATATTGGCAGGAAAGGAAATAAGGGAAAACTGATGAAAGTAATACAGAACCAATGGCAACGTTGCGAGCTGTGCAGACAGTGATAGGGTAACTGTATTGAACAGTAGTTTTTTCAAATAATGATCCTGTTTAGGAAAATACCGCAGCAAAGGCTGATTCAGCCAAAAGATGCCCAAAACAGCCAGAAAGCTAAGCTGAAATCCCACGTCAAAGATCTGTTGCGTATCCAGACACAGAATAATCAATGCCGACAGGGAAAGGGAATGAAGCAGGTCCGGTTTTCTCTGAAGCAGTACATATACAAAATATACACTCAGCATAATACATGAGCGGACTACCGAGTTTCCGAATCCTATGAATCCTGCAAATAGCCAGATGAAAAGCAAACTTATGACCACCACATATTTTCTGAAGTACAGAGGGCAGAAACGGGTAAACAGAAAATAAAAAATACCGAAGATTACAATAACATGTGTTCCGGATATCGCCAGAAAATGAACCAATCCTGACCTGCTGAAATCCTGTACGGTATCAAGATCAGTTTCTGTCCTGTCTGCCAGAATCATTCCTTTTAAAAACTCCCGGGTTTTACCGGACATTTCTGCATGATCAATTTTCTTCAGTACATGAAGCCGCTGCTGCTTAATTTTTTCAGCAAAGGTTAAATCATTCCTTACAGATGACGATACTTCTCTTGAAATATAACATTGATATTCAATACCATTCCTTTTTAAATATGCTGCATAATTAAACTGGAAATCATAGGGCGGCGGCTCCGGTTTTGAAATGTAAGCTTCTGCTTTATAGTAATGTTTAAAATCCAGTTCATTATTCTTTTTAGGGATATAAATGACCGCTGACAACTTTCGATTTCCAACCTGAGCCTCTGCTTCATATTTTTTATTTTTCTCAGTAGAATTTAATTTTTTTGAGATTTTAAAAACAATTGCTTCACTGGAAGAAAATGAATATTTCTGAGGCTGAAAAGTATTGAAAAAATGAAGAGCCACAGCTACTCCGAAAAACATCAGCCCCAGCAGAACCGGCTTTGATTGATGCAGCCAATAAGAATGAAAAAAATTCAGAATCAGGATCAGAATACAACCTGAAATGACAAAATAAACAGATTTTCCACTCAGCAAAAAGTGATCCTGAAAAAAAATCCCCAGAATAAAGCACACGGTAAGAGTAAGGATAGGCTGTTTATTCACCATCAATATTTAGACATAAAAATTATTGATTTCTATGTCCTGCTGCTAACACTGGTTTTGCAGAGTTACAGCATTTTCACCTAATGAATAAACAATAGGAAGCTTTAATATTTACTATAAAACCAAGAGTTCATAAAAAAATTAAAACTATCCTTTATAAAATCGTTTTGTACCGGAATTTATTTTTCCAAGAACCGGTCTGCCAGTCTTTTGGTTTCTTTAATGTAAAACCGTGGATCTTTTCCATAATCTTCGTAGGTAAAATCTCCTGCCTTTTTAGATACTGCAGGTTCTATCTGTGTTCCCTCATGCCATTCGTTGAATGAAGTTACACCTATCAGTTCCGGCTTAACTTTTATGGCTGCATCAAACATTCTTTCGTAATACTTTCCGTTTTCTCTGCTTTTAAAATTTGCTCCATTCCAGGGTCTTATTCTTGTATCAGAATATCCGGGGCCAACACACGGAATAAAAATAAGACGATGTTCTTTTGCATATTGGGACAGGTAATCCCAATTGGAAACTGTACTCCCGAAGACAAAGCCTTCACTGGCAAAGTAAGTATAAAATCCATCAAAGCCTGCCTTATCAAAGAAAACCGCATCATTTTTTTCTACCCATAAACCAATATAAAGGGCATCCAGATCTGTTTTCCTGAGTGTTTCCTTTCCGTTTTCGGAAAGTAATTTCGACCATTCTTCCGGAGAAATTTTATAACTGTCGTATACATAAAACAAAGGCTTCCCCTCTTTTCTGTAAAAAGCATGATGGCCGGAATAGGTATGAATCAGATAGGAAATCTGTTCTTTAAATTCAGAAATATTTTTATAGAAAGGCTCTATATGAAAGGCAATTTTAAGCCCCTGCCGGTCAGCGGCATCAAGATATTTTGTAACACTTTTATCGGTATATGAATCTTTGCCCAGCCAGCTTATGACGACAACTCCAACGCCGGAATCTTTGATCATTTTCATATGTTTACCGATAATTTCAGAATCATTGGAACTGTAATTTCCTAAAGCCGGATAGAAATTAGCTCCGATATCGTCACCGCCTTTATAGTTTCCCAGATTATTCCATTGAGGATCTTTCCAATGCGGAAGAATATCATGATTCCAGTGATGATACTGTCTATCAACAGCAGGATTTCCGTACCAGCCGTAATAGAAGACCTGTATCTTTTCCCGTGCACTTTGCGCAGAAAGTTCTGATAATGAAAAGAGCACTATGAAAAACGCCAGTAAATTTTTAAAATAATTCATGTTAATCCGCATACACTCACAGTATTATTAACAAATTGCTCTGAAATATCTATTCCATAATTATGATCTCTGTACTTTCATAATTACTTCTGCAGCATGATCGCTGGCCCCTTTTCCACCCAACTTTTCTCTTAAAAGACTATAATCGTTCAGTACTTTCTCTCTTGTTTCTCCTCCCAGCATTTTATTCAGTTCGCTCACCAGATTTTTGGTAGTAAGATCATTCTGAATCAGTTCTTTTACCACTTCCCGATCCATAATCAGGTTGACCAGGGAAATGTAATTGATATTTTTTACAAGCCTTTTCGCAATCGCATAAGAGATACGGCTTCCGCGGTAGCATACTACCTCAGGAATATTCAGCAATGCGGTTTCTAAAGTGGCGGTTCCTGAAGTAACAAGCGCTGCTTTGGAACATCTCAGCAGATCATAAGTTCTGTTGGAGACAAAATGCACATTGTCATCTACATATTTCTGATAAAACTCCTTCGGAAGACTTGGAGCACCGGCAATCACAAACTGATAATTTTTAAAATGCGGCCTTACGGAAAGCATGATCTCAAGCATCTTTTCCACTTCCTGTTTTCTGGAGCCGGGAAGAAGGGCGATGATTTCTTTTTCATTCAGTCCGTTTTCTTTTCTAAAATCTTCAATACTAATGTCCTGAAGCGTAGAAATCGCATCAAGCAATGGATGTCCTACAAAGTGAGAGTGTACTCCGTGTTTTTTATAGAAATCTTCTTCAAATGGAAGAATCACCATCATTTCATCCACGTATTTTTTAATAATCTCTACTCTTCCTTCTTTCCATGCCCAAAGTTGAGGAGAAATATAATACACGACTTTAATTCCGAGCTCTTTTGCAAATTTTGCAATTCTTAAGTTAAATCCCGGATAATCAATCAGGATGAGTACATCAGGTTTATTATTCTTAATATCTTCTTTACAGAATTTGATGTTGTTTAGAATGGTTCTCAGGTTCATGGCAACTTCCAGAAACCCCATAAACGCTAGATCGCGGTAATGTTTCACCATTGTTCCGCCCTGCTTCTGCATAAGATCTCCACCCCAGAACCTGAATTCTGCATCAGGATCTTTCTGTTTAAGGGCTTTCATTAAGTTGCTTCCATGCAGATCTCCGGAAGCTTCACCTGCAATAACATAATATTTCATTTCTTTCGAAATCTTTTTTATTTGTACAACCTTCACACCATTTTTATCATGGGAGGTTATCTATGATCAAGATAGAGAACAAATTAAGTCTGGTATAGATCTAATTTGTAAATTTGCTCAAAGATAATGATAAAAATGTCAGAAGAATTTGAAATCCGAAATAAAGTTGCGGAAAGTGGTTTAATCAATTTTGACCTTACCGATCTTGTTCCGAAAGGCGTAAGAAAAGGGATTGACCTTAAAGATTTCCTGTTTATGGAAATGATTCTTAAGGA
This region of Chryseobacterium vaccae genomic DNA includes:
- a CDS encoding succinate dehydrogenase/fumarate reductase iron-sulfur subunit — translated: MSAKKGLHLTLKIWRQKNNKSKGQFETYKISDVSTDSSFLEMLDILNENLINEGKEPIAFDHDCREGICGMCSLYINGRAHGPDTGITTCQLHMRMFKDGETIVIEPWRSAAFPVIKDLMVDRSAFDRVMAAGGFISVNTSGNTLDANAIPVPKEDADKAMDAAACIGCGACVATCKNGSAMLFVGAKVSQYALLPQGRVEAKRRVLNMVKAMDEEGFGNCSNTGACEIECPKGISLENIARMNREYMAALVDQG
- a CDS encoding fumarate reductase/succinate dehydrogenase flavoprotein subunit, whose translation is MSKLDSKIPAGPLKDKWKNHKDHMNLVAPNNRDKIDIIVVGTGLAGGSAAATLAEQGYNVKAFCYQDSPRRAHSIAAQGGINAAKNYQGDGDSTYRLFYDTIKGGDYRAREANVYRLAEVSANIIDQCVSQGVPFGRDYGGQLDNRSFGGVQVKRTFYAKGQTGQQLLLGAYSAMSRQIGKGRIKMYNRHEMLDLVIVDGKARGIIARNLVTGEIERHSAHAVVIASGGYGNVYFLSTNAMGSNVSAAWKIHKKGAYFANPCYVQIHPTCIPVHGTQQSKLTLMSESLRNSGRIWVPKKIEDSVAIREGKLRPENIKEEDRDYYLERRYPAFGNLVPRDVASRAAKERCDAGFGIENNDTQEGVYLDFSTEIMKKGKEAAIEKHIHNPTDQQIYDLGKSWVEEKYGNLFVMYEKITADDPYKTPMKIYPAVHYTMGGVWVDYNLQSTIPGCFVIGEANFSDHGANRLGASALMQGLADGYFVLPYTIADYLAADIRTGTIPTDSGEFIEAEKGIKDKIDFFLNNKGTHSVDHFHKKLGHIMWNKVGMGRTPEGLAEAIKEIEEVRNDFWKNVRVPGEGEGMNTELEKAFRVADFLELGQLMAIDALNREESCGGHFRWDHATPDGEAERDDVNYKYVGAWEYQGENINAEVLHKEELIYDNIEVKTRSYK
- a CDS encoding succinate dehydrogenase cytochrome b subunit; amino-acid sequence: MAGLTSSTIGRKYAMALSAMFLLIFLILHLTTNLLSVLNRDAFNTASDFMGYNPFVQFLMQPILGFAVIFHFVMGFVLEIKNNKARPVKYESNNPSVNSSWMSRNMIISGAVVLAFLALHLYDFWLHEITYKYVDGKAPDAERFWPELHEKFADLWRVALYVISFVLLGLHLAHGFQSSFQSIGARHPKYTPVIKAFGKWYSILIPAGFIFIAIYHFVTQ
- a CDS encoding ComEC/Rec2 family competence protein; the protein is MVNKQPILTLTVCFILGIFFQDHFLLSGKSVYFVISGCILILILNFFHSYWLHQSKPVLLGLMFFGVAVALHFFNTFQPQKYSFSSSEAIVFKISKKLNSTEKNKKYEAEAQVGNRKLSAVIYIPKKNNELDFKHYYKAEAYISKPEPPPYDFQFNYAAYLKRNGIEYQCYISREVSSSVRNDLTFAEKIKQQRLHVLKKIDHAEMSGKTREFLKGMILADRTETDLDTVQDFSRSGLVHFLAISGTHVIVIFGIFYFLFTRFCPLYFRKYVVVISLLFIWLFAGFIGFGNSVVRSCIMLSVYFVYVLLQRKPDLLHSLSLSALIILCLDTQQIFDVGFQLSFLAVLGIFWLNQPLLRYFPKQDHYLKKLLFNTVTLSLSAQLATLPLVLYYFHQFSLISFPANILIVPFSEFVIVFSFLMTILITLQLDFTLLNVIYDFFIDILLKVIHWFAKFESLFYTNIPMNVVEVFLLFVMVYMTGVLLRKYSLGNGTRLLAVMVVFFIFRTGCNVYESQRSEILFYKVNQSRIFSIKKGNKVEFWISESSEKEKIRKFIINPYCSSRRVRSFNLKTFPMTTGRIEYEGEIYDLK
- a CDS encoding glycoside hydrolase family 99 protein, which translates into the protein MNYFKNLLAFFIVLFSLSELSAQSAREKIQVFYYGWYGNPAVDRQYHHWNHDILPHWKDPQWNNLGNYKGGDDIGANFYPALGNYSSNDSEIIGKHMKMIKDSGVGVVVISWLGKDSYTDKSVTKYLDAADRQGLKIAFHIEPFYKNISEFKEQISYLIHTYSGHHAFYRKEGKPLFYVYDSYKISPEEWSKLLSENGKETLRKTDLDALYIGLWVEKNDAVFFDKAGFDGFYTYFASEGFVFGSTVSNWDYLSQYAKEHRLIFIPCVGPGYSDTRIRPWNGANFKSRENGKYYERMFDAAIKVKPELIGVTSFNEWHEGTQIEPAVSKKAGDFTYEDYGKDPRFYIKETKRLADRFLEK
- the lpxB gene encoding lipid-A-disaccharide synthase, translated to MKYYVIAGEASGDLHGSNLMKALKQKDPDAEFRFWGGDLMQKQGGTMVKHYRDLAFMGFLEVAMNLRTILNNIKFCKEDIKNNKPDVLILIDYPGFNLRIAKFAKELGIKVVYYISPQLWAWKEGRVEIIKKYVDEMMVILPFEEDFYKKHGVHSHFVGHPLLDAISTLQDISIEDFRKENGLNEKEIIALLPGSRKQEVEKMLEIMLSVRPHFKNYQFVIAGAPSLPKEFYQKYVDDNVHFVSNRTYDLLRCSKAALVTSGTATLETALLNIPEVVCYRGSRISYAIAKRLVKNINYISLVNLIMDREVVKELIQNDLTTKNLVSELNKMLGGETREKVLNDYSLLREKLGGKGASDHAAEVIMKVQRS